From Paenarthrobacter sp. A20:
CATGATGGAAAACCTGCCCGGGGTGGCCCGGACGTCCAGCACGAAACTGTCCTCCAGGTAGTACTCGGTGAGTGGCTCCAGGTCCCAGTACTGCATCAACAATTTCGCCCCGGCTTTCTGTGGGTGGGCCGGCACCCGGCGTGGCACTTCGGGACATTGCCCATCGGTTGGTCAGTTCTGATCGTGCGACCGAGCCTCATGGTTGAGTCTCGCTCTCAGCAGTCCTGACCGAGATCGCCCTGAAGGCGTACCCGTCCTGCTCAACGGCCTCCCACTCCAACTCCACGTTTTCGCCGGCAGTGAGCGACCGATAGCCGGCAACCTCGACGACACTGAAATGGGCCCAGCACCCGCCGGGAGTCGGTGCGGAGTCGATGACGCCCCATCCGTGTTCGTCGCTCCAGAAACGGACGACCCCTTGAGTTTTCATCGCACCAGTCTAGGTGCGTCGTGAAAGCAGTTTCGGAGCAGGGCAATAGCTGAGTAGCCAACCTGAGCGGACAG
This genomic window contains:
- a CDS encoding cold shock domain-containing protein, whose amino-acid sequence is MKTQGVVRFWSDEHGWGVIDSAPTPGGCWAHFSVVEVAGYRSLTAGENVELEWEAVEQDGYAFRAISVRTAESETQP